One window of Entelurus aequoreus isolate RoL-2023_Sb linkage group LG06, RoL_Eaeq_v1.1, whole genome shotgun sequence genomic DNA carries:
- the LOC133652565 gene encoding uncharacterized protein LOC133652565: MAAKLYYGTKKSSEHGWIGRHIRKMGISTRRLVLKKGAKPTIFDRPRTSPEHPTPSTSGQTGHMRSAFAKRERKRTIDQIMDSTTTASVADAVDEPMAMALDLPDEEGDQDQGNTREQGCQTDWVPIGTAPTAMTSSKSTQTGKIHHRSKGHQVTPDILERVRARPARVSEVPLSSVAAPSDSPEMQTNIAAPGVSGMQAKLRPPPALFDEGPASSPTAPFVGGSSDDSYVPSESTTSDPCQSDGSPDRPCTHQMHEEGCHKEPKYIIFESCLQSLVKWCHCPVCGSQDISPSWDSNGTQLTMTLQCASCDQRSSWSSQPNIGPYAAGNILLSAGILFAGASSGKVLQVLNSIGVVTYVKRTFFNHQELILQPAIKKVWEEQQRTHLTMLQVEGRPLVLGGDGRADSPGHSAKFGTYTTMELVANVVLDLQVVQSNECLGSYHMEMEGLKRMVELLISWDLDVGVLVTDRHRQIAKWIRENMPNTRHCYDIWHVAKSIRKKLKAIAKHKDCEDLKPWVQSIINHLYWAAVSTPPGEGELLVAKWKSVERHIQNIHKDHGDLFPICTHGQLQRQKKWLKQSSRSAVKLEEVVNNKSLLKDIAMLSGEHQTSKVEAFHSLIIQFAPKMYVFSYIGMLCRNLLAGLHWNENSSRPIATTQAGAERYAVRYPKYKAGGHVVKKIATEPTYRYVDDLIREVVAGCRQTPDERTPLSVTVDVPPFLCDELEKPDKEEAIAKHRSRFGKCEMPSR, translated from the exons atggcggccaagctttactatggaacaaagaagtcaagcgaacacggttggattggacgacacatacgaa aaatgggaatcagcactcgtcgactcgtgctgaagaaaggtgcgaagccaactattttcgatagaccacggacaagtccggagcacccgaccccctccacaagcggacagactgggcacatgaggtctgcatttgccaaaagggaaaggaagagg acaatagatcagatcatggacagtacgactacggcatcagtggcggatgcggtggatgaaccaatggcaatggcactagatttgcctgatgaggagggcgatcaagatcag ggaaatacaagagaacaaggatgccagacggactgggtaccgattgggacagcaccaacagcaatgaccagtagcaagagcacccaaacagggaaaatacatcatagatcaaagg gacaccaggtgaccccagatatcctcgagagggttagagctcggccggccagggttagtgaagtcccattgtcaagtgtagcagctccatctgacagccccgagatgcagactaacatagcagctccaggtgtgtctggaatgcaagccaagctacgaccacctcctgcattgtttgatgaaggaccagcatcaagtcccactgcgccttttgttggtggttcttccgatgacagctatgtgccgagtgagtcaacgacatcggatccgtgtcaatctgacgggtcgccagatcgcccatgtactcaccagatgcatgaagagggctgccacaaggaaccgaagtacatcatctttgagtcgtgcctccagagtctcgtcaagtggtgtcactgtccagtctgtggcagccaggacataagcccttcttgggattcgaacggtacacagctgaccatgactcttcaatgtgcatcatgtgaccagaggagtagttggagcagccagccaaacattggcccttatgccgcgggcaacatcctgctgtctgctggcatcctcttcgctggggcatcttctggcaaggtgttgcaagtgctgaacagcatcggagtggtcacgtatgtgaagaggacatttttcaaccaccaggagctcatcctgcagccagccatcaaaaaggtgtgggaggaacagcaacggacgcacctcaccatgctgcaggtggaaggccgacccctcgtccttggtggtgatgggcgagcagacagtccgggacacagcgccaagttcggtacctacaccacaatggagcttgtggccaatgtggttctcgaccttcaggttgtacag agcaacgaatgtcttggcagctaccatatggagatggaaggactgaagaggatggtggaactgctgatcagctgggacctggatgtcggggtgctggtgacagacagacacagacagatcgctaaatggattcgtgaaaacatgcccaatacacggcactgctatgacatctggcatgttgcaaaat ccatcagaaagaaactgaaggccatcgccaagcataaggactgtgaagacctgaagccctgggtgcaaagtataatcaaccacctctactgggcagcagtgtctacaccgcctggagagggggaacttctggttgccaagtggaagtctgtggagcgacacattcagaacatccacaaggaccatggcgacctcttcccaatttgtactcatggacaactgcaacggcaaaagaaatggctcaaacaaa gttcacgctcagcagtgaaactggaggaggtggtcaacaacaagtccctgctaaaagatatcgccatgctgtcgggtgaacaccagacttccaaggtggaggcgttccatagccttatcatacag ttcgcaccgaaaatgtatgtcttctcatacatcggaatgctgtgcag gaacctgcttgctgggctgcactggaacgaaaattcgagccgccctatagccactacacaagcgggtgctgagcgctatgcagtacgctacccgaagtataaagcagggggccatgtggtcaagaaaatcgcgacagagccaacatacc gctacgtagatgacttgatcagggaggttgttgctggctgcagacagacccctgacgagagaacaccactcagcgtcactgtggatgtgcctcccttcctctgcgatgaactggagaagccagacaaggaggaagccatcgccaagcacaggagtcgcttcggtaagtgtgaaatgccctcccggtaa